From Ruminococcus sp. HUN007, a single genomic window includes:
- a CDS encoding AAA family ATPase gives MGTYLNPGNEMFRAISRCDYVDKTGLIGLMNQRIETGGNLVCISRPRRFGKSYAAQMLAAYYDRSCDSHELFDGKTICSNPTYEGHINKYDVIYIDITGIRPYTDKYRKIDSFLTEVLSEELKSMYPDIKCGKDFASVLVDAVSVSGRKFIFIIDEWDAPVREADAETADNYLKLLRSVFKNSVVTNRVVAAAYMTGILPIKKDGSQSAISDFEEFTMIKPGMFGEYAGFTETEVRDLCAIKNIDFQSMKSWYDGYSLKNTGSIYNPNSVMKAIRNNDFDSYWTETSAADSLMEYISKDYNGLARTIAELIAGIDVPVETKGFSNDLTSFKGKDDVLTLLVHLGYLAYDHEKKTVHIPNEEIKLEFSRTIKVTDHSETLKRLSESERLFIDTVEENEESVAAQIEKIHSEETAPLHYNSEASLRSVIKLAYYTYRDNYVQFEELPSGDGYADIVYLPKYDSGYPILLIELKWNKDVHTAIDQIKERHYPEQIKGFGRDIILVGITYDKDEKPGHRKHYCHIEKAVIE, from the coding sequence TTGGGAACCTATCTTAATCCGGGAAACGAAATGTTCAGGGCGATTTCACGATGCGACTATGTCGATAAAACCGGACTTATTGGTCTTATGAACCAGAGAATTGAAACAGGCGGTAATCTTGTGTGTATCAGCCGTCCGAGACGATTCGGAAAATCTTATGCAGCGCAGATGCTTGCAGCGTATTATGACCGAAGCTGTGATTCGCATGAGCTTTTTGATGGTAAAACTATATGTTCAAATCCGACTTATGAGGGACATATAAACAAGTATGATGTTATTTATATTGATATAACCGGTATCAGACCTTATACCGATAAATACAGGAAAATCGATTCGTTTCTGACAGAGGTGCTGAGTGAAGAACTCAAAAGTATGTATCCTGACATTAAATGCGGAAAAGATTTTGCTTCTGTTCTGGTCGATGCGGTATCAGTTTCCGGTCGTAAATTCATTTTTATAATAGACGAATGGGATGCTCCTGTAAGAGAAGCAGACGCCGAAACAGCGGATAATTATCTGAAATTACTGAGGTCTGTTTTTAAGAATTCAGTAGTTACAAACCGCGTTGTTGCAGCTGCGTATATGACAGGCATTCTTCCGATAAAAAAAGACGGATCACAGTCGGCAATATCGGATTTTGAAGAGTTTACAATGATAAAACCGGGAATGTTCGGAGAATATGCAGGTTTTACAGAAACTGAAGTGCGTGATCTCTGTGCGATTAAAAACATTGATTTTCAGTCGATGAAAAGCTGGTATGACGGATATTCGCTAAAAAATACAGGATCGATCTATAATCCGAATTCAGTTATGAAAGCTATCAGGAACAATGATTTTGATTCGTACTGGACTGAAACGTCGGCAGCGGACAGCCTGATGGAGTATATAAGCAAGGATTACAATGGGCTGGCCAGAACGATAGCTGAGCTTATTGCGGGAATTGATGTACCTGTTGAAACAAAAGGGTTTTCCAACGATCTGACTTCATTCAAAGGAAAAGACGATGTCCTGACACTCCTTGTTCATCTCGGATATCTGGCATACGATCACGAAAAGAAGACAGTTCATATTCCTAATGAGGAAATAAAACTCGAATTTTCAAGAACGATAAAAGTAACTGATCATTCAGAAACGCTTAAAAGACTTAGTGAAAGTGAAAGGCTTTTCATTGATACGGTAGAAGAAAACGAAGAATCAGTTGCAGCGCAGATAGAAAAGATCCATTCGGAAGAAACAGCTCCGCTTCACTATAACAGTGAAGCGAGTCTCCGTAGTGTAATCAAGCTTGCTTACTACACATACCGTGACAATTATGTTCAGTTTGAGGAACTTCCATCCGGTGACGGATATGCCGATATAGTTTATCTGCCAAAGTATGATTCCGGTTATCCGATTCTTCTTATCGAACTTAAATGGAACAAGGATGTTCATACAGCTATTGATCAGATAAAGGAACGCCATTATCCTGAACAGATAAAAGGTTTCGGCCGTGACATTATCCTCGTCGGAATAACCTATGACAAGGATGAAAAGCCTGGTCATAGAAAACATTACTGTCATATAGAAAAGGCAGTTATTGAATGA
- the rplS gene encoding 50S ribosomal protein L19 — MNALELISKDSLKADAPEFSVGDTVKVHVRIKEGDKYRIQIFEGTVIAKKNGGISETFTVRRVAHGCGIERVFPLHAPVVDKVEIVRKGKVRRAKLYYLRDRVGKAAKVKEAIR; from the coding sequence ATGAACGCACTCGAATTAATCAGCAAGGACAGCCTTAAGGCAGACGCTCCTGAATTCTCAGTAGGTGATACTGTTAAGGTTCACGTAAGAATCAAAGAAGGCGACAAGTACCGTATCCAGATCTTCGAAGGCACAGTAATTGCTAAGAAGAACGGTGGTATCAGTGAAACATTCACTGTAAGACGTGTAGCTCACGGCTGCGGAATCGAAAGAGTATTCCCGCTTCACGCACCTGTTGTTGACAAGGTTGAAATTGTCAGAAAGGGTAAAGTACGCAGAGCTAAGCTCTACTACCTCCGCGACAGAGTTGGTAAGGCAGCTAAGGTTAAGGAAGCAATCAGATAA
- a CDS encoding ATP-binding cassette domain-containing protein yields the protein MLETKELYKKYKPKKGAEVVAVDHISLRFPEKGMVFLLGKSGSGKSTMLNLLGGLDSYDDGEIIIKGISSKDFNQQRFDSYRNTYVGFIFQEYNVLEDFNVGANIALAIELQGKKASDEEINRILKEVDLEGFGDRNPNELSGGQKQRVAIARALVKNPEIIMADEPTGALDSVTGRQILDTLKKLSEDKLVVIVSHDREYAEQYADRIIELADGKVIRDVEVAGGVNEDEKHLEFDGQEITVPAGYHLTDEDRTRINEYIDKLESGIRLSVSDKGARFTETDESKIPVQDGKNFALIKSVLPMKSAFTIGKSSLKHKKFRLVMTILLSVVAFSLFAFVDTFSSYDHIRSCVDSLRDSEIGYVSLTKNVKQGTGASAWWSSLQNGINEEDLKSIEQDTGIAVTGIFKPKMKGLSFGMNLGDNSDEDEDSGFSLTSSYLTDFCGFAEVTEDTLKNMGYSVYAGRLPDPSKNEIAISCLAAESFIKYGYVSAQPVKDYTGGQGSSDALMDQISQLNIDVDPEMLDKAKDMNSGSSVDSLLEKKKKAEKFSDPMYMVGKSLLLDNELYTVTAVVDTKFDSSRYELLNKDMKKLTNAEQILQFVLSSEYECAVNKSLTGAAMVGEGAVAKLVADEPVAYESSKGNFSVSSFDKQGGLSVYSRYYSKLSLIPQENIVWADKPLENLKNNEIIISLDSLHADYGGMEKEFTAEDAESAKKALEDINDFISSTGKPTGYIYEYSNFDFDGENEVSDIKIVGCFTPDSSYSSAEVMCISDEFLDRIAEVNEGVYSCAVGCMPETRADKEKIVSYCYGGDEDSINERYSMNNAAVYELDSFHSIINGAARVFIWVGLFFAVFASILMANFISTSISYKKQEIGILRAIGSRSNDVFRIFFSESFIIAMIEFVITALLCFAAVCIMNWYIRKSTGILITLLHFGPRQVILILLISCVVAALASFFPVKKTASKKPIDAIRGR from the coding sequence ATGCTTGAAACAAAAGAACTGTACAAAAAGTACAAGCCTAAGAAAGGCGCGGAAGTCGTCGCAGTCGACCATATCTCGCTCCGTTTTCCGGAGAAGGGAATGGTGTTTCTGCTCGGTAAATCCGGAAGCGGTAAATCCACAATGCTCAATCTTCTCGGAGGACTCGACAGCTATGACGACGGCGAAATAATCATCAAAGGTATCTCATCAAAGGATTTCAATCAGCAGCGCTTTGACAGTTACCGTAATACTTACGTAGGATTTATCTTTCAGGAGTACAACGTCCTTGAGGATTTCAACGTCGGGGCAAATATTGCTCTGGCGATTGAACTGCAGGGAAAAAAAGCTTCCGATGAGGAGATAAACAGGATCCTGAAGGAGGTCGATCTTGAAGGCTTCGGTGACAGAAATCCGAATGAGCTTTCCGGCGGCCAGAAGCAGAGAGTTGCCATTGCCCGTGCTCTTGTAAAGAATCCTGAGATCATTATGGCAGATGAGCCTACGGGTGCTCTCGATTCAGTAACGGGTCGTCAGATACTCGATACGCTTAAAAAACTTTCAGAAGACAAACTCGTTGTCATAGTTTCACACGACCGTGAGTATGCAGAGCAGTATGCCGACCGTATAATCGAGCTTGCTGACGGGAAGGTGATCCGTGATGTCGAGGTCGCAGGAGGTGTTAATGAAGATGAAAAACATCTGGAATTTGACGGTCAGGAAATAACAGTACCGGCAGGATATCATCTTACTGATGAAGACAGGACCCGTATAAATGAATATATCGATAAGCTCGAAAGCGGGATCAGACTTTCAGTTTCAGACAAGGGTGCCCGGTTTACGGAAACAGATGAGTCGAAGATACCGGTCCAGGACGGAAAGAATTTTGCACTGATAAAGTCCGTCCTTCCGATGAAATCAGCATTTACAATCGGAAAAAGCAGCCTTAAGCATAAGAAATTCAGACTGGTAATGACCATTCTTCTTTCAGTTGTTGCATTCTCGCTTTTCGCTTTTGTAGATACTTTCAGTTCCTACGATCATATTCGTTCATGTGTGGATTCGCTGCGTGATTCCGAAATAGGATATGTTTCACTCACAAAAAACGTAAAGCAGGGGACCGGCGCCTCAGCATGGTGGAGTTCGCTTCAGAACGGTATCAATGAAGAAGATCTGAAAAGCATAGAGCAGGATACCGGTATTGCAGTTACCGGAATTTTTAAACCTAAAATGAAAGGGCTTTCCTTCGGCATGAATCTCGGGGACAATTCTGATGAAGATGAAGATTCCGGCTTTTCACTTACAAGCAGCTATCTCACGGATTTCTGTGGCTTTGCTGAAGTAACTGAAGACACTCTTAAAAATATGGGTTACTCCGTTTATGCAGGCAGACTTCCTGATCCTTCTAAAAATGAGATCGCAATAAGCTGCCTTGCAGCAGAATCATTTATAAAATACGGTTATGTTTCAGCGCAGCCGGTCAAAGATTATACAGGCGGTCAGGGTTCTTCAGACGCCCTGATGGATCAGATATCACAGTTAAACATTGATGTTGATCCGGAAATGCTCGACAAGGCAAAGGATATGAATTCCGGAAGTTCAGTTGACTCTCTTCTGGAAAAGAAGAAAAAAGCTGAAAAATTTTCTGATCCTATGTACATGGTCGGAAAAAGCCTTCTTCTTGACAATGAACTTTATACTGTAACAGCAGTCGTTGATACAAAGTTTGATTCATCACGCTATGAACTGCTCAATAAAGATATGAAAAAGCTTACAAATGCTGAACAGATCCTGCAGTTTGTGCTTTCAAGCGAATATGAATGCGCCGTAAACAAAAGTCTTACAGGTGCAGCTATGGTCGGCGAGGGTGCAGTCGCAAAACTCGTTGCTGATGAACCGGTCGCCTATGAAAGCAGCAAGGGTAATTTTTCAGTCAGCAGCTTCGACAAACAGGGCGGTCTGAGTGTTTATTCACGATATTACTCAAAGCTTTCTCTTATTCCGCAGGAGAATATTGTATGGGCTGATAAACCTCTTGAAAACCTTAAGAATAATGAGATCATCATTTCACTGGATTCGCTACATGCAGATTACGGTGGTATGGAAAAGGAATTCACTGCGGAAGACGCGGAATCAGCGAAGAAAGCTCTTGAAGATATAAATGATTTCATATCCTCCACAGGAAAGCCGACCGGATATATATATGAGTACAGCAATTTCGACTTCGATGGTGAGAATGAGGTCAGTGATATAAAGATCGTCGGATGCTTTACCCCGGACAGTTCGTATTCATCAGCAGAAGTAATGTGTATCTCAGATGAGTTCCTTGACAGAATTGCTGAAGTAAATGAAGGCGTATACAGCTGTGCTGTCGGATGTATGCCGGAAACAAGAGCTGATAAGGAGAAAATCGTAAGTTACTGCTACGGCGGAGACGAAGACAGCATTAATGAACGCTATTCGATGAATAATGCTGCCGTCTATGAGCTCGATTCGTTCCATTCAATTATAAACGGGGCAGCCCGTGTGTTTATCTGGGTAGGACTTTTCTTTGCTGTGTTTGCATCGATACTTATGGCAAACTTTATTTCAACGAGCATAAGCTATAAAAAGCAGGAGATCGGTATTCTCCGCGCCATCGGATCAAGATCGAACGATGTTTTCAGAATATTCTTCTCGGAAAGTTTTATAATCGCAATGATAGAGTTTGTTATTACAGCACTGCTTTGTTTTGCGGCAGTCTGCATAATGAACTGGTATATAAGAAAGAGTACCGGCATTCTGATCACTCTTCTCCACTTCGGACCGAGACAGGTGATCCTTATTCTTCTGATAAGCTGCGTTGTAGCTGCGCTTGCAAGTTTCTTCCCTGTAAAGAAAACAGCAAGCAAGAAGCCGATCGATGCTATCAGGGGAAGATAA
- a CDS encoding glycoside hydrolase family 3 N-terminal domain-containing protein has protein sequence MTKKMKDNISSFLTIALVTAVGTVFVKNNMPERSDEQIKVNPAVNPVVAEENLIMTDTISEGEVTEAPAETEVPAETLPEETAPVTEQTTAAEEPLSENDKKAADMLAEMSLEEKVYQLFIVKPEQLSPDEEFLSEYPNTKEELKKYPVGGLIYFERNLSSKEQCEEMIKNVKKRTKTGLFISIDEEGGEIARIGNNPDMETTEFPDTAEIGKSGNPEEAYREGLTIGNDLKKLGFNLDFAPVADVNSNKKNPVIGTRAFSSDPAVVSQMVERSVAGFRESGVICTIKHFPGHGDTDTDSHKEFAETKKNLDELESCELAPFRAGISAGAPVVMAGHIAVPAVTNNDVPASLSKDLITGLLREKLGFNGLVITDSLQMEAITDRYSPDEAAVMALEAGCDIILMPDDLEKAANGISEAVKNGRLTEDRLNDSVMRILKIKIEYGIIS, from the coding sequence ATGACGAAAAAAATGAAAGACAATATCTCCTCTTTTCTGACTATAGCATTGGTTACTGCCGTCGGAACTGTGTTTGTAAAAAACAACATGCCTGAAAGAAGCGACGAACAGATCAAAGTAAATCCGGCGGTAAATCCTGTGGTGGCGGAAGAGAATTTAATTATGACCGACACCATATCAGAGGGAGAAGTTACCGAAGCACCTGCGGAAACAGAAGTTCCGGCAGAAACTCTTCCTGAAGAAACAGCTCCTGTTACTGAGCAGACGACAGCCGCTGAAGAACCTCTTTCTGAAAATGATAAAAAAGCAGCGGATATGCTTGCTGAAATGTCTCTTGAAGAAAAAGTATATCAGCTTTTTATAGTTAAACCTGAGCAGCTTTCTCCGGATGAGGAATTCCTTTCCGAGTATCCGAACACAAAAGAGGAACTGAAGAAATATCCTGTCGGCGGTCTTATTTATTTTGAAAGAAATCTTTCCTCAAAGGAACAGTGCGAGGAAATGATAAAAAATGTTAAGAAACGTACTAAAACGGGTCTGTTCATTTCCATTGACGAAGAAGGCGGCGAGATCGCGCGTATCGGAAACAATCCTGACATGGAAACCACGGAATTTCCGGACACCGCTGAAATAGGTAAATCGGGAAATCCTGAAGAAGCCTACAGAGAAGGACTTACGATCGGTAACGATCTGAAAAAACTCGGATTCAATCTCGATTTTGCTCCTGTGGCTGATGTTAATTCCAATAAAAAGAATCCTGTCATCGGTACACGTGCTTTCAGCAGCGATCCTGCAGTTGTTTCACAGATGGTTGAACGCTCGGTTGCCGGATTCCGTGAAAGCGGCGTTATCTGCACGATAAAGCATTTCCCAGGTCACGGCGATACTGATACCGACAGCCACAAGGAATTTGCCGAAACAAAAAAGAATCTTGATGAACTTGAAAGCTGTGAACTCGCTCCGTTCAGAGCAGGGATCAGCGCCGGAGCACCTGTGGTAATGGCCGGTCACATTGCAGTTCCTGCAGTTACGAACAACGATGTTCCTGCATCACTGTCAAAGGATTTGATAACAGGACTTCTTCGTGAAAAACTGGGCTTTAACGGTCTTGTCATAACCGACTCGCTCCAGATGGAAGCCATCACAGACCGCTATTCACCTGACGAAGCCGCAGTAATGGCTCTCGAAGCCGGCTGCGATATCATCCTCATGCCGGACGACCTCGAAAAAGCAGCAAACGGTATTTCCGAAGCAGTAAAAAACGGAAGACTTACCGAAGACCGCTTAAACGACAGCGTTATGCGTATACTTAAAATCAAGATTGAATACGGGATCATTTCATAA
- a CDS encoding GH1 family beta-glucosidase — protein sequence MAFRKDFLWGAASAAYQLEGGYKDDGKGMNIWDVYTNCLSAKTEKYVKYCENGNVACDHYHRWKEDIALMKELGIRNYRFSINWTRILPEGTGRVNEKGLKFYSDLVDELLKNGITPLVTLFHWDYPHRLYQRGGWLNPDSPDWFAAYTKIVVDALSDRVKYWITVNEPQVFIGLGCYLGVHAPFMKYHSCDIAQMTHNVLLAHGKAVKVIRENAKTKPVVGFAFSTPACTPAGSDAAAIEEARKNTFDFDAFNYIFTAGWWADPVFFGKYSERAYELFGDDMPQINEGDMEIISQPVDFYGVNVYESRGIIPEYGYPSDSFQGIGRTSFGWPVTPQTMYWTPKFLNERYGVPVMITENGMANNDWIALDGKVHDTQRTDYTHRYLKYLKKAADEGVDILGYMHWSVMDNFEWAEGYDKRFGLVYVDYVTQERTAKDSALWYKKVMEENGENL from the coding sequence ATGGCATTCAGAAAAGATTTTTTATGGGGCGCAGCATCAGCTGCATATCAGCTTGAAGGCGGGTACAAGGATGACGGAAAGGGTATGAATATCTGGGACGTGTACACAAACTGTCTTTCAGCGAAAACGGAAAAATACGTAAAATACTGCGAGAACGGAAACGTGGCCTGCGATCACTATCATCGCTGGAAAGAAGACATAGCACTTATGAAGGAACTCGGTATCAGGAATTACCGTTTTTCAATAAACTGGACAAGGATACTTCCGGAGGGTACGGGACGCGTAAACGAAAAGGGACTTAAGTTCTATTCAGATCTTGTTGATGAGCTTCTGAAAAACGGCATAACTCCGCTTGTGACGCTTTTCCACTGGGATTATCCGCACAGGCTTTATCAGCGTGGCGGATGGCTTAATCCGGATTCACCGGACTGGTTTGCAGCGTATACAAAAATCGTCGTGGATGCTCTTTCAGACAGAGTAAAGTACTGGATAACCGTAAACGAGCCGCAGGTGTTCATCGGCCTTGGCTGTTATCTCGGGGTTCATGCTCCTTTTATGAAATATCATTCCTGCGATATTGCGCAGATGACACATAACGTTCTTCTTGCTCACGGAAAAGCAGTAAAGGTGATACGTGAAAATGCAAAAACAAAACCTGTAGTGGGATTTGCCTTTTCAACACCGGCATGCACTCCTGCAGGCAGTGATGCCGCAGCGATAGAAGAAGCAAGGAAAAATACTTTTGACTTTGATGCATTCAATTATATTTTTACAGCCGGATGGTGGGCAGATCCGGTCTTTTTCGGAAAGTACAGCGAACGTGCGTATGAGCTTTTCGGTGATGACATGCCGCAGATAAACGAAGGCGACATGGAGATCATTTCACAGCCGGTGGACTTTTACGGAGTCAATGTATACGAGAGCCGCGGCATTATTCCGGAGTACGGTTATCCTTCCGATTCGTTTCAGGGAATAGGAAGAACATCTTTCGGATGGCCGGTCACACCTCAGACCATGTACTGGACACCGAAATTCCTGAACGAACGCTACGGAGTACCGGTAATGATAACTGAAAACGGTATGGCAAACAATGACTGGATCGCTCTTGACGGAAAGGTCCATGACACTCAGCGTACGGACTATACACACCGCTATCTGAAGTATCTGAAAAAGGCAGCTGATGAGGGTGTTGATATTCTCGGATATATGCACTGGTCTGTTATGGATAATTTCGAGTGGGCTGAAGGCTATGACAAAAGGTTTGGTCTTGTCTATGTTGATTACGTGACACAGGAGAGAACGGCAAAGGATTCCGCACTGTGGTATAAGAAAGTTATGGAGGAGAACGGGGAAAACTTATAA
- the lepB gene encoding signal peptidase I gives MSNRSCCRFFIVLLVFTYLFRLSDVSGPSMEPTLTEKDRVVISSLFYKPKQNDIIIVNSSKLDKLIVKRVVALEGQSVDIDFEKGIVSVDGTPLDEQLYITGENGEEPELKADHFVNTLTTYNMGAFDTYPVTVPQGCVFVLGDNRNRSKDSKHSELGFVPEEEIAGKVVFRISPLNKFGTVD, from the coding sequence TTGTCGAATCGATCCTGCTGTCGGTTTTTTATTGTTCTTCTTGTGTTTACATATCTTTTCAGACTTTCAGATGTATCCGGTCCTTCAATGGAACCGACACTGACTGAAAAGGACAGGGTGGTTATTTCATCGCTGTTTTATAAACCGAAACAGAACGATATTATAATCGTAAACAGCAGCAAGCTTGACAAGCTTATTGTAAAAAGAGTTGTTGCTCTCGAAGGCCAGTCGGTCGATATAGACTTTGAAAAAGGAATTGTATCGGTTGACGGCACTCCTCTTGACGAGCAGCTTTATATAACAGGAGAAAACGGAGAAGAGCCTGAACTGAAAGCGGATCATTTTGTGAATACGCTTACTACCTATAACATGGGTGCTTTTGATACATACCCGGTAACAGTACCTCAGGGATGTGTTTTTGTCCTTGGTGACAACAGAAACCGTTCAAAAGACAGCAAGCATTCTGAACTCGGTTTCGTTCCGGAAGAGGAGATAGCGGGAAAAGTTGTTTTCAGGATATCACCTCTGAACAAATTCGGAACCGTTGATTAA